The Saccharopolyspora gloriosae genome window below encodes:
- the hsaC gene encoding iron-dependent extradiol dioxygenase HsaC: MGIRSLGYLRIEATDVEAWRVFGTKVLGMIEGDGPDPEAVYFRMDDFPARLVIVPGEADRLAQTGWEAANEAEMHEVARNLEAAGVSYKEGDAADLADRRVNGLIRFEDPSGNTQEVFHGAELRHRRVVSPYGHRFVTEEQGLGHVVLSTHDDAAALRFYRDVLGFRLRDSMRLPPELVGRPSDGEPAWLRFFGCNPRHHSLAFMPMPTPSGIVHLMVEVADVDDVGLTLDRAHRRKVPMSATLGRHVNDLMLSFYMKTPGGFDVEFGCEGRQVEDEDWIARESTAVSLWGHDFSIGMQG; the protein is encoded by the coding sequence ATGGGCATCCGTTCGCTGGGATATCTGCGGATCGAGGCCACCGACGTCGAGGCGTGGCGGGTGTTCGGCACCAAAGTCCTCGGCATGATCGAAGGCGACGGCCCCGACCCGGAAGCCGTCTACTTCCGGATGGACGACTTCCCGGCGCGGCTTGTGATCGTGCCCGGCGAGGCCGACCGGCTCGCCCAGACCGGCTGGGAAGCCGCCAACGAGGCCGAGATGCACGAGGTGGCGCGCAACCTGGAAGCCGCCGGGGTCTCCTACAAGGAGGGCGACGCCGCCGACCTCGCCGACCGCCGCGTCAACGGCCTGATCCGCTTCGAAGACCCCTCCGGCAACACCCAGGAGGTCTTCCACGGCGCCGAACTGCGGCACCGCCGCGTGGTGAGCCCGTACGGGCACCGGTTCGTCACCGAGGAACAAGGACTCGGGCACGTGGTGCTGTCCACCCACGACGACGCGGCGGCACTGCGCTTCTACCGGGACGTGCTCGGGTTCCGGCTGCGCGACTCGATGCGGCTGCCCCCGGAACTGGTGGGCAGGCCGTCGGACGGCGAACCGGCGTGGCTGCGCTTCTTCGGCTGCAACCCGCGCCACCACAGCCTCGCGTTCATGCCGATGCCCACGCCCAGCGGCATCGTGCACCTCATGGTCGAAGTCGCCGACGTCGACGACGTGGGCCTCACCCTCGACCGCGCGCACCGGCGGAAGGTGCCCATGTCGGCGACGCTCGGCAGGCACGTCAACGACCTGATGCTGTCGTTCTACATGAAGACGCCCGGCGGCTTCGACGTCGAATTCGGCTGCGAAGGCAGGCAGGTCGAGGACGAGGACTGGATCGCGCGGGAGAGCACCGCGGTCAGCCTCTGGGGCCACGACTTCAGCATCGGGATGCAGGGGTGA
- a CDS encoding OsmC family protein yields MPNTHAYTATVTWTGNTGGGTTSYRDFSRDHVVEVAGKPRVEASADPAFRGDPARLNPEDLLVASLSECHLLTYLSLCSNSGVVVLSYQDEVRGTMAESVGGGGRFTEVVLRPKVTVADESMLAKAERLHELAHRNCFIANSVNFPVRHEPQITVVG; encoded by the coding sequence ATGCCGAACACTCATGCTTACACCGCGACGGTGACCTGGACCGGGAACACCGGAGGTGGCACGACGTCCTACCGGGACTTCAGCCGCGACCACGTGGTGGAGGTCGCGGGCAAGCCGCGGGTGGAGGCCTCCGCCGACCCGGCGTTCCGCGGGGATCCGGCCCGGCTCAACCCGGAGGACCTGCTCGTGGCCTCGTTGTCGGAATGCCACCTGCTCACGTACCTGTCGTTGTGCTCGAACTCCGGCGTGGTGGTGTTGAGCTACCAGGACGAGGTCCGCGGCACCATGGCCGAGAGCGTCGGCGGTGGCGGGCGGTTCACCGAAGTGGTGCTCCGCCCGAAGGTGACGGTGGCGGACGAGTCGATGCTCGCGAAGGCCGAGCGGCTGCACGAACTGGCCCACCGCAACTGCTTCATCGCCAACTCCGTCAACTTCCCCGTCCGCCACGAACCGCAGATCACCGTCGTGGGTTGA
- a CDS encoding steroid 3-ketoacyl-CoA thiolase yields the protein MGNPVIVDAARTPIGKRRGWLSGLHPAEVLGAAQRGLLERTGLAPELVEQVIGGCVTQAGAQAGNLTRTAWLHSGLPEQAGCTTIDAQCGSAQQATHLIAGLISTGAIDFGMACGVEAMSRVPLGANIGSDAGRPRPDSWDIDMPNQYLAADRIAARRGLSRADIDRFGVRSQQRARAAWDDGRFAREIVQTRAPVLDGDGAATGETTLVTRDQGLRDTSEQALAALKPVLEGGSHTAGTASQISDGAAGVLLADADRARALGLRPRARIVAQCLVGAEPYYHLDGPVQATSRVLERSGMKIGDIDLFEVNEAFASVVLSWADVHRPDWDRVNVNGGAIALGHPVGSTGARLITSALHELERRDATTALITMCAGGALSTGTIIERI from the coding sequence GTGGGCAATCCGGTGATCGTGGACGCGGCGCGCACTCCGATCGGCAAGCGCCGGGGCTGGCTGTCCGGCCTGCACCCGGCAGAGGTCCTCGGGGCGGCGCAACGCGGCCTGCTGGAACGCACCGGCCTCGCGCCCGAACTCGTCGAGCAGGTCATCGGCGGTTGCGTCACGCAGGCCGGGGCTCAGGCGGGAAACCTCACCCGCACCGCCTGGCTGCACTCCGGACTTCCGGAGCAAGCGGGCTGCACGACGATCGACGCGCAGTGCGGCTCGGCACAGCAGGCCACCCACCTGATCGCGGGCCTGATCAGCACCGGCGCCATCGATTTCGGCATGGCCTGCGGCGTGGAGGCGATGAGCCGGGTGCCGCTGGGCGCCAACATCGGCTCCGACGCGGGCCGTCCCAGACCCGATTCCTGGGACATCGACATGCCGAACCAGTACCTGGCCGCCGACCGCATCGCCGCGCGCCGCGGGTTGAGCCGGGCCGACATCGACCGGTTCGGGGTGCGTTCGCAGCAGCGCGCCCGCGCCGCGTGGGACGACGGCCGGTTCGCCCGCGAGATCGTGCAGACCCGCGCGCCCGTGCTCGACGGCGACGGCGCCGCCACCGGCGAGACGACCCTCGTCACCCGCGACCAGGGCCTGCGCGACACCAGCGAACAGGCGCTGGCCGCACTGAAACCCGTGCTGGAGGGCGGATCGCACACCGCGGGCACCGCCTCGCAGATCTCCGACGGCGCCGCGGGAGTGCTGCTGGCCGACGCCGACCGCGCCCGCGCCCTGGGCCTGCGCCCGCGCGCCCGGATCGTCGCGCAATGCCTCGTCGGCGCCGAGCCCTACTACCACTTGGACGGCCCGGTGCAGGCCACCAGCCGGGTGCTCGAACGCAGCGGGATGAAGATCGGCGACATCGACCTGTTCGAGGTGAACGAGGCGTTCGCCTCGGTCGTGCTGTCCTGGGCCGACGTGCACCGCCCCGATTGGGATCGGGTCAACGTCAACGGCGGCGCCATCGCGCTGGGCCATCCGGTCGGCAGCACCGGCGCCCGCCTGATCACCAGCGCGCTGCACGAACTGGAGCGCCGGGACGCGACGACCGCCCTGATCACGATGTGCGCGGGCGGCGCGCTGTCCACCGGAACGATCATCGAACGGATCTGA
- the hsaD gene encoding 4,5:9,10-diseco-3-hydroxy-5,9,17-trioxoandrosta-1(10),2-diene-4-oate hydrolase, giving the protein MATATETEPTTRVAELPSGLRLQYHEAGTGHPDTVVMLHGGGPGASAWSNFSRNFEVFAQRFRTIAVDQPGFGGSSKPTEHGQYFTHSATALRELFDELRLDRAHLLGNSLGGGTAVRFALDHPDRAGRLVLMGPGGLSINLFAPDPTEGVRRLSEFGAPPGPSKEKLEAFLRTMVHDQSLITDELVEQRYAAASSPESLAAMRAMGESFRRAETFEQGMLWREAYRLRQRVLLVWGREDRVNPLDGALLALKLIPRAQLHVFGGCGHWAQVEKFAEFNRITQDFLLD; this is encoded by the coding sequence GTGGCCACCGCAACGGAAACCGAGCCGACCACCCGCGTCGCCGAACTGCCCTCAGGCCTGCGGCTGCAGTACCACGAGGCCGGGACCGGGCACCCCGACACGGTGGTGATGCTGCACGGCGGCGGACCCGGTGCGTCGGCGTGGAGCAACTTCAGCCGCAACTTCGAGGTCTTCGCGCAGCGGTTCCGCACCATCGCCGTGGACCAGCCCGGATTCGGCGGCTCCAGCAAACCCACCGAGCACGGCCAGTACTTCACCCACAGCGCCACCGCCCTGCGCGAGCTGTTCGACGAGCTGCGCCTCGACCGGGCGCACCTGCTGGGCAACTCGCTCGGCGGCGGCACCGCCGTCCGCTTCGCGCTCGACCACCCCGACCGGGCCGGGCGCCTGGTGCTGATGGGACCGGGCGGGCTGAGCATCAACCTGTTCGCGCCGGACCCCACCGAAGGTGTGCGGCGGCTCTCCGAGTTCGGCGCGCCACCCGGCCCGAGCAAGGAGAAGCTCGAAGCGTTCCTGCGGACCATGGTGCACGACCAGTCCCTGATCACCGACGAGCTCGTCGAGCAGCGCTACGCGGCGGCCTCCTCCCCGGAGTCGCTGGCCGCGATGCGCGCCATGGGCGAGTCGTTCCGCCGCGCGGAGACCTTCGAACAGGGCATGTTGTGGCGGGAGGCCTACCGCCTGCGCCAGCGGGTGCTGCTGGTGTGGGGCCGCGAGGACCGGGTGAACCCGCTCGACGGCGCGCTGCTGGCGCTGAAACTGATCCCCCGCGCGCAACTGCACGTGTTCGGCGGCTGCGGGCACTGGGCGCAGGTCGAGAAGTTCGCCGAGTTCAACCGGATCACCCAGGACTTCTTGCTGGACTGA
- a CDS encoding AMP-binding protein gives MHVPETVPAALDRAAESFGDGEALVDHSGEHEVRLTYRELRERVRELARFLLAEDVRPGDRVALNAPNTHHWVIAALAALHVGAVLVPINTRFTASETRDVLERSSASALVVAGTFLGRDRAAELRADAARDDRGPDSSGGTGSAGPIPGLPALRTVLRLPVERTEPPVPWCTDWADVGDRARSVPAQRASEVAASVRGTDLSDMLYTSGTTGRSKGVLSAHRQALAVADAWAGHGEVNAADRYLVVNPFFHSFGYRAGILVCLLRGATIVPMPVFDTRAALDLVQRERITVLPGAPTLYQSILDEPARAEHDLSSLRLAVTGAASVPVVLIERMQRELSFATVLTAYGLTEAVVATMCRSDDDDETVANTCGRPTAGFELRIADAAGRPVPAGSTGEVLLRGPNTMLGYRDDPQQTAAAIDADGWLHTGDVGRVDSRGGLTITDRLKDMYICGGFNVYPAEVEQALARLDGVAETAVIGVADDRLGEVGKAYVVARSGHALTEHDVLTFCRDHLANYKLPRHVEFRPALPRNPSGKVLKHELR, from the coding sequence ATGCACGTTCCGGAAACGGTGCCCGCCGCGCTGGACCGCGCCGCCGAGTCCTTCGGCGACGGCGAGGCGCTGGTGGACCACTCCGGTGAGCACGAGGTGCGGCTGACCTACCGGGAGCTGCGCGAGCGGGTCCGCGAACTTGCCCGGTTCCTGCTCGCCGAGGACGTCCGGCCCGGCGATCGGGTCGCCTTGAACGCCCCCAACACCCACCACTGGGTCATCGCCGCGCTGGCCGCGCTGCACGTCGGCGCGGTGCTGGTCCCGATCAACACCCGGTTCACCGCCTCGGAAACGCGCGACGTGCTGGAACGCAGCTCGGCGAGCGCGCTGGTCGTGGCGGGGACGTTCCTGGGCCGCGATCGGGCGGCGGAGCTGCGCGCCGATGCGGCTAGGGACGACCGCGGCCCTGATTCCTCCGGCGGAACCGGCTCGGCCGGGCCGATTCCCGGCCTGCCCGCGTTGCGCACCGTGCTGCGGTTGCCGGTGGAGCGCACCGAACCGCCCGTGCCCTGGTGCACGGACTGGGCGGACGTCGGCGACCGCGCGCGATCCGTGCCCGCCCAGCGCGCGTCGGAGGTGGCCGCGAGCGTGCGCGGCACCGACCTCAGCGACATGCTCTACACCTCCGGGACGACGGGGCGCAGCAAAGGCGTGCTCAGCGCGCACCGGCAGGCGCTCGCGGTCGCCGACGCGTGGGCCGGGCACGGCGAAGTGAACGCCGCGGACCGCTACCTCGTGGTGAACCCGTTCTTCCACAGCTTCGGCTACAGAGCGGGCATCCTCGTCTGCCTGCTGCGCGGCGCGACGATCGTGCCGATGCCGGTGTTCGACACCCGCGCGGCGCTCGACCTGGTGCAGCGCGAGCGGATCACCGTGCTGCCCGGCGCCCCGACCCTCTACCAGTCCATATTGGACGAACCGGCGCGCGCCGAGCACGACCTCTCCAGCCTGCGGCTAGCGGTGACCGGGGCAGCGTCGGTGCCGGTGGTGCTGATCGAGCGGATGCAGCGCGAGCTGAGCTTCGCCACCGTCCTCACCGCCTACGGGCTGACCGAAGCCGTCGTCGCCACCATGTGCCGGTCCGACGATGACGACGAGACCGTCGCGAACACCTGCGGCCGGCCCACCGCCGGATTCGAGCTGCGCATCGCCGACGCCGCCGGCCGCCCCGTCCCCGCCGGCTCCACCGGCGAGGTCCTGCTGCGCGGCCCGAACACCATGCTCGGCTACCGCGACGACCCGCAGCAGACCGCCGCCGCCATCGACGCGGACGGCTGGCTGCACACCGGCGACGTCGGCCGCGTGGACTCCCGCGGCGGCCTCACCATCACCGACCGGCTCAAGGACATGTACATCTGCGGCGGCTTCAACGTGTACCCGGCGGAGGTGGAGCAGGCGCTCGCCCGCCTCGACGGCGTCGCGGAGACCGCCGTGATCGGAGTCGCCGACGACCGCCTCGGCGAAGTCGGCAAGGCCTACGTGGTCGCGCGCTCCGGCCACGCCCTCACCGAGCACGACGTCCTGACCTTCTGCCGCGACCACCTCGCGAACTACAAGCTCCCCCGCCACGTCGAGTTCCGCCCCGCCCTCCCCCGAAACCCCAGCGGCAAAGTCCTCAAACACGAACTGCGGTGA
- a CDS encoding RidA family protein — MTINLVNPDGLPTVDLYRQVSVATGSKLVFIAGQVARDADGGRVGEGDFTAQVEQCYLNIGTALEAAGATFDDVAKLTAYLVDWTPEKFPLFEEGVARAAAKLGTTPLPPFTGIGVAALAEPDMLVEVEATAVIDG; from the coding sequence ATGACCATCAACCTGGTGAACCCGGACGGGTTGCCGACGGTCGACCTCTACCGGCAGGTCTCGGTCGCCACCGGATCGAAGCTGGTCTTCATCGCCGGCCAGGTCGCCCGCGACGCCGACGGCGGCCGGGTCGGCGAGGGCGATTTCACCGCCCAGGTCGAGCAGTGCTACCTCAACATCGGCACCGCGCTGGAGGCGGCCGGAGCGACGTTCGACGACGTGGCGAAGCTGACCGCGTACCTCGTCGACTGGACGCCCGAGAAGTTCCCGCTGTTCGAGGAAGGAGTGGCTCGCGCCGCGGCGAAGCTCGGCACCACCCCGCTCCCGCCGTTCACGGGCATCGGCGTCGCCGCCCTCGCCGAGCCGGACATGCTCGTCGAGGTCGAGGCCACCGCCGTCATCGACGGCTGA
- a CDS encoding NUDIX hydrolase, with translation MSTRLAAYAVCAQDGRVLLVRCAEPNGEHTWSLPGGGVEHGEDPFHAVVREVAEETGCDAVVERLLGVDSRVIPAAERWVPGREPHQNVGVFYRVRITGGEPRPEPNGATSEPMWTPIPDIAHLRRSSLVDVGLALARTTPATGHVAPVPTGGLLQH, from the coding sequence ATGAGCACCAGGCTGGCCGCGTACGCGGTGTGCGCGCAGGACGGCCGGGTGCTGCTCGTGCGCTGCGCGGAACCGAACGGCGAGCACACCTGGAGCCTCCCGGGCGGCGGGGTCGAGCACGGCGAGGACCCGTTCCACGCGGTGGTCCGGGAAGTGGCCGAGGAAACGGGCTGCGACGCGGTGGTCGAGCGCCTGCTCGGCGTCGACTCGCGAGTGATTCCCGCGGCCGAGCGCTGGGTTCCCGGCCGGGAACCGCACCAGAACGTCGGCGTCTTCTACCGAGTCCGCATCACCGGTGGCGAACCACGACCGGAGCCGAACGGCGCGACGAGCGAACCGATGTGGACGCCGATCCCGGACATCGCCCACCTCCGGCGCTCCTCCCTGGTCGACGTCGGCCTCGCCCTGGCCCGGACCACCCCGGCCACCGGCCACGTGGCCCCCGTCCCCACCGGCGGCCTGCTCCAGCACTGA
- the hsaA gene encoding 3-hydroxy-9,10-secoandrosta-1,3,5(10)-triene-9,17-dione monooxygenase oxygenase subunit, with amino-acid sequence MSDQDGQRVIEEVRQLLPVLRERAQKAEDARRVPEESIEELQRTGFFKLLQPARHGGYEADPVDFYTAVRLIGSACGSTGWVASIIGVHPWHLALFSAQAQDEVWGEDASTLVSSSYAPMGKAKLVDGGYRLSGRWSFSSGCDHARWVFVGGPAYNDAGEPVDFCTYLLPLGDYRIDDVWDTVGLRGSGSNDIVVDDVFVPAHRALSFMAMTETRCPGHEVNTSPLYRLPWGTVHPTTITAPIIGMAQGAYDAHVEHQGKRVRAAYAGEKSKEDPFAKVRIAEAASEIDAAWLQLTRNISEEYELLKAGQEVPMALRLRARRDQVRGTARSIEAIDRLFENSGGRALASGTPIQRFWRDAHAGRVHAANDPERAYTMFGTGEFGLPIKDSMV; translated from the coding sequence ATGAGCGACCAGGACGGCCAACGGGTCATCGAGGAAGTGCGGCAGTTGCTCCCGGTGCTGCGCGAACGCGCGCAGAAGGCCGAGGACGCCCGCCGGGTCCCCGAGGAATCGATCGAGGAGCTGCAGCGGACCGGCTTCTTCAAGCTGCTGCAACCGGCCCGGCACGGCGGCTACGAGGCAGACCCCGTCGACTTCTACACCGCGGTGCGGCTCATCGGCAGCGCGTGCGGCTCGACGGGCTGGGTCGCCTCCATCATCGGCGTCCACCCGTGGCACCTCGCGCTGTTCTCCGCGCAGGCGCAGGACGAGGTGTGGGGTGAGGACGCGAGCACGCTCGTGTCGTCCTCGTACGCGCCGATGGGCAAGGCGAAGCTGGTCGACGGCGGCTACCGGTTGTCCGGGCGGTGGAGCTTCTCCTCCGGCTGCGACCACGCCCGGTGGGTGTTCGTCGGGGGACCCGCCTACAACGACGCGGGCGAACCCGTCGACTTCTGCACCTACCTGCTGCCGCTGGGCGACTACCGGATCGACGACGTGTGGGACACCGTGGGCCTGCGCGGCAGCGGCAGCAACGACATCGTCGTGGACGACGTGTTCGTGCCCGCGCACCGGGCGCTGAGCTTCATGGCGATGACCGAGACGCGGTGCCCCGGCCACGAGGTCAACACCTCGCCGCTGTACCGGCTGCCGTGGGGCACGGTGCACCCGACGACGATCACCGCACCGATCATCGGGATGGCCCAGGGCGCCTACGACGCGCACGTCGAGCACCAGGGCAAGCGCGTGCGGGCGGCCTACGCGGGGGAGAAGTCCAAGGAGGACCCGTTCGCGAAGGTGCGGATCGCCGAGGCCGCCAGCGAGATCGACGCGGCCTGGCTGCAGCTGACCCGCAACATCTCCGAGGAGTACGAACTGCTCAAGGCCGGCCAGGAGGTCCCGATGGCGCTGCGGCTGCGCGCCCGCCGCGACCAGGTCCGCGGCACCGCCCGGTCCATCGAGGCGATCGACCGGCTCTTCGAGAACTCCGGCGGCCGGGCCCTGGCCAGCGGCACCCCGATCCAGCGCTTCTGGCGCGACGCGCACGCCGGCCGCGTCCACGCGGCCAACGACCCCGAGCGCGCCTACACCATGTTCGGCACGGGCGAGTTCGGCCTGCCGATCAAGGACTCGATGGTCTGA
- the hsaB gene encoding 3-hydroxy-9,10-secoandrosta-1,3,5(10)-triene-9,17-dione monooxygenase reductase subunit → MAGDVEVAGESGSAGLDQVRFRRVLGRFCTGVTVVAGMDGERPVGFTCQSFAALSLEPPLVLFCPGRSSRTWPLLAESGRFCVNVLADRQEAVSTVFGRGGVDKFAEVGWHPGPSGSPVLDDVLAWADCTVEAVHEAGDHYVVIGRVQALGEGDARNPLLFYRGAYAGVRAEAGPLDALLAWPSQDDWL, encoded by the coding sequence ATGGCCGGAGACGTCGAGGTTGCGGGGGAAAGCGGTTCGGCCGGGCTTGATCAGGTCAGGTTTCGGCGGGTGCTCGGGCGGTTCTGCACCGGGGTCACCGTGGTGGCCGGGATGGACGGGGAGCGGCCGGTCGGGTTCACCTGCCAGTCGTTCGCCGCGTTGTCGCTGGAGCCGCCGCTGGTGCTGTTCTGCCCCGGCCGGAGTTCGCGGACCTGGCCGCTGCTGGCCGAATCCGGGCGGTTCTGCGTGAACGTGCTCGCCGATCGGCAGGAGGCGGTGAGCACCGTGTTCGGCCGCGGCGGCGTCGACAAGTTCGCCGAGGTCGGCTGGCACCCCGGCCCGTCCGGTTCACCCGTGCTCGACGACGTCCTCGCCTGGGCGGACTGCACGGTCGAAGCCGTGCACGAAGCAGGCGACCACTACGTCGTGATCGGCCGGGTGCAGGCGCTCGGCGAGGGCGACGCCCGCAACCCCCTGCTGTTCTACCGAGGCGCCTACGCGGGCGTCCGAGCCGAAGCAGGCCCCCTCGACGCTCTGCTGGCCTGGCCGAGCCAGGACGACTGGCTCTGA
- a CDS encoding cytochrome P450 yields MVSPHIPAGFDFTDPDLYAERLPMQEFAELRRTAPVWWNPTPRGKAGYDDEGYWVVSKHADVKEISRRSEVFSSWENTAITRFNEEMNREQIEMQRLILLNMDPPEHTKLRSIVSRGFTPRAINGLSAALNERAERIVSAAVAGETGDFVTDVACELPLQAIAELLGIPQEHRKDIFDWSNQMIAYDDPEYQIDPTTAATELLGYSMNMAEQRRGCPMDDIVTKLVNADVDGHKLNDDEFGFFVLLLAVAGNETTRNAITHGMHALLEHPEQWELFKAERPATTADEIVRWATPVMSFQRTALADVELRGTPIKQGDRVAMFYSSANFDPEVFDAPERFDVTRDPNPHVGFGGTGAHYCLGANLARLEIDLIFKAIAEQMPGIKKVAEPRRLRSGWLNGIKEFQVRYR; encoded by the coding sequence GTGGTCTCCCCCCACATCCCGGCCGGCTTCGACTTCACCGACCCAGACCTCTACGCCGAGCGATTGCCGATGCAGGAGTTCGCCGAACTCCGGCGCACCGCTCCGGTGTGGTGGAACCCGACTCCGCGTGGCAAAGCCGGGTACGACGACGAGGGCTACTGGGTGGTGAGCAAGCACGCCGACGTCAAGGAGATCTCCCGTCGCAGCGAGGTGTTCTCCTCCTGGGAGAACACCGCGATCACCCGGTTCAACGAGGAGATGAACCGCGAGCAGATCGAGATGCAGCGGCTGATCCTGCTCAACATGGACCCGCCCGAGCACACCAAGCTGCGCAGCATCGTCTCCCGCGGGTTCACGCCGCGCGCCATCAACGGCCTCAGCGCGGCGCTCAACGAACGGGCCGAACGCATCGTGTCCGCGGCCGTCGCCGGTGAGACCGGGGACTTCGTCACCGACGTGGCCTGCGAACTGCCGCTGCAGGCCATCGCGGAACTGCTGGGCATCCCGCAGGAGCACCGCAAGGACATCTTCGACTGGTCCAACCAGATGATCGCCTACGACGACCCGGAATACCAGATCGACCCGACCACGGCCGCGACCGAACTGCTCGGCTACAGCATGAACATGGCCGAGCAGCGCCGCGGTTGCCCGATGGACGACATCGTGACGAAGCTGGTGAACGCCGACGTCGACGGGCACAAGCTCAACGACGACGAGTTCGGCTTCTTCGTGCTGCTGCTGGCCGTCGCGGGCAACGAGACCACCCGCAACGCGATCACCCACGGCATGCACGCGCTGCTGGAGCACCCCGAGCAGTGGGAGCTGTTCAAGGCCGAGCGCCCGGCCACCACCGCCGACGAGATCGTGCGGTGGGCGACGCCGGTGATGTCGTTCCAGCGCACCGCCCTCGCCGACGTCGAACTGCGCGGCACGCCGATCAAGCAGGGCGACCGGGTGGCGATGTTCTACAGTTCGGCGAACTTCGACCCCGAAGTCTTCGACGCCCCGGAGCGCTTCGACGTCACCCGCGATCCGAACCCGCACGTCGGCTTCGGCGGCACCGGCGCGCACTACTGCCTGGGTGCGAACCTGGCGCGGCTGGAGATCGACCTGATCTTCAAAGCGATCGCGGAGCAGATGCCCGGCATCAAGAAGGTCGCCGAACCGCGTCGGTTGCGCTCCGGCTGGCTCAACGGCATCAAGGAGTTCCAAGTCCGCTACCGGTGA
- a CDS encoding winged helix-turn-helix transcriptional regulator, whose protein sequence is MVTKQLKGTPEDADLTRADSLAREIFSDIANKWALLIIDALGERTLRFTGLRAEVEGISHKMLTQNLRMLERNGLVERTVHPTVPPRVEYALTEPGRDLRKTVHWMCDWTHQHFHHIEGARRRFDG, encoded by the coding sequence ATGGTGACCAAGCAGCTCAAAGGCACGCCCGAGGACGCGGACCTGACGCGCGCCGACTCGCTGGCGCGGGAGATCTTCTCCGACATCGCGAACAAGTGGGCGCTGCTGATCATCGACGCGCTGGGGGAGCGGACCCTGCGCTTCACCGGACTGCGCGCGGAGGTCGAGGGCATCAGCCACAAGATGCTCACCCAGAACCTGCGCATGCTGGAGCGCAACGGTCTCGTGGAGCGGACCGTGCACCCGACCGTGCCGCCGCGCGTGGAGTACGCCCTCACCGAGCCGGGCCGCGACCTGCGCAAGACGGTCCACTGGATGTGCGACTGGACGCACCAGCACTTCCACCACATCGAAGGAGCCCGCCGCCGCTTCGACGGGTGA
- a CDS encoding nuclear transport factor 2 family protein yields MHADVVWKATTAEHPARRAARASMDAVVRGAKQEWLALFAPDAVIQDPVGESPLDPTGLGHHGREGIEAFWDSVISTAERLVFHVLDSFAAGDEVANTGFIRTHLPDGSVMDAEGVFVYRVDDQGRLVSMRAFWEFDRAMTTLHKP; encoded by the coding sequence ATGCACGCCGACGTCGTCTGGAAAGCCACCACCGCCGAGCACCCGGCCCGCCGGGCGGCGCGCGCCTCGATGGACGCCGTGGTGCGCGGGGCCAAGCAGGAATGGCTCGCGCTGTTCGCCCCGGACGCCGTGATCCAGGACCCGGTGGGCGAATCCCCGCTGGACCCCACCGGGCTCGGGCACCACGGCAGGGAGGGGATCGAGGCGTTCTGGGACTCGGTGATCTCCACCGCGGAACGCCTCGTTTTCCACGTCCTCGACTCGTTCGCCGCCGGAGACGAGGTGGCCAACACCGGCTTCATCCGCACCCACCTGCCCGACGGCTCCGTCATGGACGCCGAAGGCGTGTTCGTCTACCGGGTCGACGACCAGGGCAGGCTCGTGTCCATGCGAGCCTTCTGGGAATTCGACCGAGCCATGACGACACTGCACAAACCCTGA